CACTTATTATCAGTTGTGGAGGACTACCCTAAATTCAAACTTAAGTATAAACAACTCATAATCTCAGACAGTTAATGACTCTAGATACATAAACGGGAAGTTTTCCAGTTTTCTTTCACTTACAATGTCAATGACTGCGTTGGGATTTGCTAAAATTCCGGGGAGCTGGCCTTTCCCATAAAACAACATTAAGGGGTCAAGGATTCTAATAACAAGAAGAAAGGAAGAGGTACAAATGAGAATGTTGTTGAGTTAATATTGACTTCCACAGTATTTCAAAATTGATATAGCTTCCCTTAATTACTAGACATTATATCGAAATGGAATCCAAGAAGTGATTAGAAGTAAACAAATACCTATTTCCTTCAATCCAACCTGGGAAAGGCTCCCTATAGGCACTCTCAACAACGCTAGGACGAACGATTACTACTGGTATATTTTCTCTTTGTTTGGTGATCAACATCTCACCCATGGCCTTAGTAAATGAGTAAGTGTTTTGCCATCCATGTAGCTTTGCCCTGCATATTGTACATGTTAATTAAGATGAGTAAACGATACTCAGAGAAATATATTTATCAAGGGATGACCTCTGCAAGCCCAACTCTTTCATCAATGGAGTTGATTTAACTTGAGCAGCCTCCTTTGATTGCAAAGCAATACTCAGTTCAGCTTCAATATCAACTTCATTAGTGTAGACTTGGCTCCTCAATCGGTGTCTCCTGAAGAGGCACAGATTCTTGCACTTTTTGGCAAAGCCCAAGACCCGACAAGGTCTTGTGTTTGTGTTGAGATCTATACAGTGGACAAATAAAATTAGAAACCTTTCATCAAACGTAGTGCTGGCTGATGAATTAACAACTACATTGACAGCCTGCGCAATCTCAGCAGCTAAATTAGTTTCAATTCCAAGATCAGATTCACAAACATCACCAGCTACAGGAATAAGCTTGTCCAGCATGAATGTTATATAGGATTTCCCATGCAAGCTCTCCAGTGACTTGAATAACTCCGAATTAATGATCTAATgacattttaaaaaaatagacATCACATCACACAACATTCAAGTGCTTTACAAAAACAAAGTGTCAAGTAAAAACGTACTTCATTTTTCAATCTTTCTGCAGCAGCTTGTTGATCTTTTGCTCTAATCAGAACGTAAATTTTACCCACATCAGGCATCGTCCGTAAGAGTTTCTCGATCAATACTGGAAAAACAAGGTCATACAATTTCATATAGCCTGATCAACTAAAAACAATCTGTTACTCCTATATTTTTACGTACCTTTGGCAAGAAATCCCGTTGTACCAGTGACAAAATAATTTTTGCCTCGAAGAAACTCTAGTACTCCTATACCCCCTGCACCATGCAGCGTCTCAAGATGATCAGATGGAGCCGGAGGAGCCCTGATTGTAGTTGCACTAGAGCTACCTTCATGTAGGTGGTAATCTTTATACACGGTGGTAGTAGTAGTCATCATGCTCGTATTTTTACAAGTTGGTGGTGATTTGAGTAGAGGAGTTACATTTGAAGTAAAATTTCTAGTGCAATAATATCTGTGGAAGGTTGAGGAGCCATTGCTATTGTGACCAAGGAGCAGTGGAGTCTGCAAAGCAGTCATCAATTCTTTGTGCAAGTTTATTGGGAAGGTTTGAAGATGAGGGATATGCTATTTAACTTTTATACTAAATGCACATCCTATAAATGCTACAACTTTTTATAGTAAAAAAGAAGAAGTTAGGACCCCTATCTTGAAAACATTCAAGGTGTGTAATACCACGACTTTTCAGACTGTACTTAAGTATTCAGCTAAACTCCATATttaatccataataagaatacgtttttagtttttcataaaattctaaaatccgagacagaaataaaatcatctaagttgaaaataaagcaaatcatgggagacgcagctccaatacaaacataatcactaaaatattatttcAAAGCAAGCTCAAATCAAGTCCACTTTAAGATGTCCCAAAAGTTAAGTACCTcaaaatttgtgagtaatgagccaagagcccagcaagaaaacagttctacactagtggatcaagtatcataattttataagataaaaatcattttccaaaatccatatgacaaaagatataaaattccacagctcgctaaggccacaaaaacctggtgacacagtatcaaaagttcataatttctatCAATAATGCGCCCCTAAGGTATCATAGAGTGTGCGCTCCCCAATGCATCATAAGTAGCACTGGCTGGTAAGGTATCAAAGGCTAGTTTTCCGGAACTATACGCAATTTCTAACTGCTTCATAAGTGAGAGCacactgggaattcttatttctaaaacATGGTACTTGatcaataatttttaaaacaaaagcattgcaaaaatatttaaaagattttagaataaaataaagtgtgaagagttaacttaccttatcTGCAAAAATGGTGATCCAAAATATTGCCAAACAAATCCTAAGTTTCAAATAATCAAACCAATTAATAAATAATCCATATATAATGGTAAGGAGTAAACAATATTACTTCAATGTTTATATAGGCTATACAGTGCTAAACATTACTAGTTAACAAAGAACATATGTCattttgataattctgaacaataaataagaaaagaaagtACTTAAtacactttattacaaaactATATTTTAGTAACATGCAATTTACAAAATCATATAATAGtttgaaattaaaaatatatcaattCAACTAAAACTATATTTTGAGTTTTCTAATTTCTCTGCAACTGACAAAATTAATAAAGGTGTTCTCAATTATTCAATCGTACAATCCGATAATAATGTATttgaagatatatatatatatacatcaatattataatattatatctTTAGAAGGAAGTTCTATGGAGACCGTTCTTTTCTTGGAGACCTGGAGACCAAACCTAGCCCGTTGATCTATATCTCATCAAACGCTCCACTTTTCtttgttttttatttatttaaaattgtcatggtgagtatatatatatttcctGGATAATATATATCATCGGGCTGCACTTTA
The sequence above is drawn from the Apium graveolens cultivar Ventura chromosome 2, ASM990537v1, whole genome shotgun sequence genome and encodes:
- the LOC141704269 gene encoding fatty acyl-CoA reductase 2, chloroplastic-like, translating into MMTTTTTVYKDYHLHEGSSSATTIRAPPAPSDHLETLHGAGGIGVLEFLRGKNYFVTGTTGFLAKVLIEKLLRTMPDVGKIYVLIRAKDQQAAAERLKNEIINSELFKSLESLHGKSYITFMLDKLIPVAGDVCESDLGIETNLAAEIAQAVNVVVNSSASTTFDERFLILFVHCIDLNTNTRPCRVLGFAKKCKNLCLFRRHRLRSQVYTNEVDIEAELSIALQSKEAAQVKSTPLMKELGLQRAKLHGWQNTYSFTKAMGEMLITKQRENIPVVIVRPSVVESAYREPFPGWIEGNRILDPLMLFYGKGQLPGILANPNAVIDIVPVDIVVNTILVAMAKHGREAKPELNVYHAASSVSNPILFYDFFKYSCEHFKSSPLMDRDGKQIRITDMKFLSSLSDFSSYISSEIIQQNGLRDHQAVPDEKHFVKIKTKCEKLETLLLHMAQIYEPYMFFTSRFDNAKVKALMKMMFVEEKKLFECDVGIIDWKEYYSYACTRHLILFLGKFWEIFCTRHNSSS